A single Triticum dicoccoides isolate Atlit2015 ecotype Zavitan chromosome 2A, WEW_v2.0, whole genome shotgun sequence DNA region contains:
- the LOC119358099 gene encoding uncharacterized protein LOC119358099, whose translation MARARVRHAGGEIGDDILLEVFARLPGYQDILRCAATCKRWFGLITDPAFLRQVGLWPETARRPSVLVGIFSQRSQPRTSMKPLKRKPCTPPEFLSLGAGGAHLTFNSFVHNDDGLFNLARPLASRRGFLVVRALLPGHKKLRLAVCRPLIERRDTHLLPEPPLDPSPTSLDRDTVGWALLTSADNGDDGYANSDDRRHSTFQVLLIYVDEDGLVYTCMYSSDRGVWSAPTMCGRLPSGLTRRGPRAGVVTRGGTAHWLHGDKTSFHIFSLADLGNKKINLVFFAEKRDALLVEQAGDFFTIDLTSKEKNVD comes from the exons ATGGCCAGGGCACGCGTACGCCACGCCGGCGGCGAAATCGGCGACGACATCCTCCTGGAAGTCTTCGCGCGCCTGCCGGGCTACCAGGACATTCTCCGGTGCGCGGCGACGTGCAAGCGATGGTTCGGCCTCATCACGGACCCGGCCTTTCTTCGGCAGGTCGGCCTCTGGCCGGAGACGGCGCGCCGCCCGTCCGTCCTCGTAGGGATATTCTCCCAGAGATCACAGCCCAGAACATCGATGAAGCCCTTGAAGAGGAAACCCTGTACCCCTCCGGAGTTCCTAAGCCTTGGGGCCGGCGGCGCGCACCTCACATTCAACTCGTTCGTCCACAACGACGATGGGCTCTTCAACCTCGCGAGGCCACTGGCGTCGCGCCGTGGTTTCCTCGTCGTGCGCGCCTTGCTGCCTGGCCATAAGAAGCTCCGTCTAGCAGTGTGCCGCCCGCTGATCGAGAGGCGGGACACGCATCTTCTCCCAGAGCCTCCCTTGGACCCAAGCCCCACGTCCCTGGATAGAGATACAGTTGGCTGGGCGCTTCTCACAAGCGCAGACAATGGCGACGACGGCTATGCAAATTCGGACGACCGGCGCCACTCTACGTTCCAAGTTCTTCTGATTTACGTCGATGAGGACGGACTTGTGTACACATGCATGTACTCCTCCGACAGGGGTGTTTGGAGCGCACCCACCATGTGTGGTCGGCTACCTTCAGGTCTCACTAGGCGTGGCCCGCGTGCTGGCGTTGTGACCCGCGGCGGCACCGCACATTGGTTGCACGGAGACAAGACAAGTTTCCACATCTTCAGC TTGGCAGATCTGGGTAACAAGAAAATAAACCTTGTCTTCTTTGCAGAGAAAAGAGACGCTTTACTTGTGGAGCAGGCTGGTGATTTCTTCACTATCGACCTCACGAGTAAGGAAAAAAATGTTGATTGA
- the LOC119358101 gene encoding LOW QUALITY PROTEIN: uncharacterized protein LOC119358101 (The sequence of the model RefSeq protein was modified relative to this genomic sequence to represent the inferred CDS: substituted 2 bases at 2 genomic stop codons), translating to MARARVRHAGGEIADDDILREVFARLPGLQDLLRCAATCKRWLHIVTDPAFLRRVGVWPETARRPSVLVGIFSERVPNHAQAVRKNPHSSPPSFLSLQASGAHLTFDSVVPNDDGLFNLARPLASRRGLLLVRIMPPTRVDCYHSHEVREELHLVVCRPLIDRQRRLLPPLSFPTNHGYGYLDRDLDLDLDWHLTGCALLTDEDHGVLDDSDRRRXXQPAFQVLLTYTGRSGILYVYTYSSSTDSWSPPARCQPTSYLARCGPFAGVVARGTAHWLYMDETSFYTLNACAATTHFSFTKIPINVHAGEQCRPPCPCVNENGRFSLVSIRNHGVLELWTKQGQDDDDNGHENGKGGWLRSDLINLGSEEKINLVFFAERRAALLVKRRGAFFTIDLKSKKKASIDLKGEETEHFKGTYRFEHFDKIAHLSWDFASIAHFSCY from the exons ATGGCGCGCGCACGCGTACGCCACGCCGGCGGCGAGATCGCGGACGACGACATCCTTCGCGAGGTCTTCGCGCGCCTGCCGGGCTTGCAGGACCTACTCCGCTGCGCAGCCACCTGCAAGCGATGGCTCCACATCGTCACCGACCCGGCCTTCCTCCGACGCGTCGGCGTCTGGCCGGAGACGGCGCGCCGCCCGTCAGTCCTCGTCGGGATCTTCTCAGAACGCGTACCCAACCA CGCGCAAGCAGTTAGAAAAAATCCACACTCCAGCCCTCCGAGCTTCCTGAGCCTTCAGGCCAGCGGCGCCCATCTCACCTTCGACTCCGTCGTCCCCAACGACGACGGGCTCTTCAACCTGGCAAGACCACTCGCATCGCGACGCGGCCTTCTCCTCGTGCGCATCATGCCGCCTACCCGGGTCGACTGCTACCACAGCCATGAAGTCCGTGAAGAGCTCCATCTGGTGGTATGCCGCCCTCTGATCGACAGGCAGCGCAGACTTCTACCGCCGCTTTCCTTCCCCACGAACCATGGATATGGGTACTTGGACAGAGACTTGGACTTGGACTTGGACTGGCATCTAACCGGCTGCGCGCTTCTTACCGACGAGGATCATGGTGTCCTTGACGATTCGGATCGGCGACGATGATGACAACCGGCGTTTCAGGTGCTCTTGACCTACACCGGCCGCAGCGGCATCTTGTATGTCTACACGTACTCCTCTTCCACAGACAGTTGGAGCCCGCCCGCCAGGTGTCAACCGACTTCATACCTCGCCAGGTGTGGACCGTTTGCTGGTGTCGTTGCCCGTGGCACCGCGCACTGGTTGTAC ATGGACGAGACAAGTTTCTACACGCTCAATGCATGCGCTGCCACGACACATTTTTCTTTCACCAAGATCCCTATCAATGTCCATGCCGGTGAGCAGTGCCGACCACCGTGTCCATGTGTCAATGAAAACGGAAGGTTTTCGTTAGTCAGTATACGAAACCATGGCGTGCTAGAGCTTTGGACCAAGCAAGGACAAGATGACGATGATAATGGCCACGAGAATGGCAAGGGAGGGTGGTTGCGCTCCGACCTGATAAATCTCGGAAGCGAGGAGAAAATAAACCTCGTCTTCTTCGCCGAGAGGAGAGCTGCGCTGCTCGTCAAGCGGCGCGGTGCATTTTTCACCATTGATCTCAAGAGTAAGAAGAAGGCATCCATTGATCTCAAGGGCGAGGAAACGGAGCATTTCAAGGGCACATACAGGTTTGAGCATTTTGATAAAATAGCACACCTTTCCTGGGACTTTGCTTCAATAGCACATTTTTCTTGTTATTAG
- the LOC119356206 gene encoding protein CELLULOSE SYNTHASE INTERACTIVE 1-like — translation MQPPPPTGDALAECLRLLADLPAAAASSPAFRRHWPSISASVSSLSASLSHPAFPPSAPLLSPLASALGALLSVCGGPALGHLHTVSLLSSSAASLSQLAADARLLVSPSPAGGEGGGSDSLLPRLRLGSAVSRAAALDSLAESVGSLPASHSAAAVSAVAAMLDSGDLLPASRDKAVSVLAAFASSDAGCLFLAQESGTVVPHLCRALESGGASAEQACVALEPLTASSRDAAAAVSARGGVAALLVACAAGTPASQAAAAGVLRNIAAFPDLLPAFRDEGALPLIVQLVSLGTPRTQELALGCLQNLTASDDDEGQRLKVEAFQEGALGCVKDFLESCRGDAPGLAPAFGLLRNMATFRYIAEIAVSAGFVSHVLAALGSDRASTRTEAAMALAELCSVSSSSKARNEAGGAMPRLIWMLEAKAVGERDAAARALATLVVAASSHRKAFKKDEMGIVNAVQLLDPAVRGADKRFPVSLLLAVAQSRRCRKQMVAAGACGFLQELLAAEVDGAKKLSECLGRGKMLGVFPRT, via the coding sequence ATGCAACCGCCGCCGCCCACCGGCGACGCGCTCGCGGAGTGCCTCCGCCTCCTGGCCGACCTCCCcgccgcggccgcctcctccccggcCTTCCGCCGCCACTGGCCCTCCATCTCCGCCTCCGTCTCCTCGCTCTCCGCCTCGCTCTCCCACCCCGCCTTCCCGCCCTCCGCGCCGCTGCTCTCCCCCCTCGCCTCCGCCCTCGGggccctcctctccgtctgcggcgGCCCTGCCCTCGGCCACCTCCACACCGTCTCGCTCCTCTCCTCGTCCGCCGCCTCGCTCTCCCAGCTCGCGGCCGACGCGCGCCTGCTCGTCTCCCCGTCCCCCGCCGGGGGCGAAGGCGGCGGCTCCGACAGCCTGCTCCCCCGCCTCCGGCTCGGCTCCGCCGTCTCCCGCGCCGCCGCGCTCGACTCGCTCGCCGAGTCCGTCGGGTCCCTCCCGGCGtcgcactccgccgccgccgtctccgcgGTCGCCGCGATGCTcgactccggcgacctcctcccggCCTCCCGCGACAAGGCCGTGTCCGTGCTCGCCGCCTTCGCGTCCTCCGACGCCGGCTGCCTGTTCCTGGCCCAGGAGTCGGGCACCGTCGTGCCCCACCTCTGCCGCGCGCTCGAGTCCGGCGGTGCCAGCGCGGAGCAGGCGTGCGTCGCCCTGGAGCCGCTCACCGCCTCGTCGCGGGACGCGGCGGCGGCCGTCTCGGCGCGCGGCGGCGTGGCCGCGCTCCTCGTGGCCTGCGCCGCCGGCACCCCGGCGTCGCAGGCCGCCGCCGCGGGCGTGCTCCGGAACATCGCCGCGTTCCCGGACCTGCTCCCCGCGTTCCGCGACGAGGGCGCGCTCCCGCTGATCGTGCAGCTCGTCTCGCTCGGCACTCCGCGGACGCAGGAGCTCGCGCTCGGCTGCCTCCAGAACTTGACggccagcgacgacgacgaggggcAGAGGCTCAAGGTCGAGGCTTTCCAGGAAGGCGCGCTCGGCTGCGTGAAAGACTTCCTGGAGTCCTGCCGCGGCGACGCGCCGGGCCTCGCGCCGGCGTTCGGGCTCCTCCGCAACATGGCCACCTTCCGCTACATCGCCGAGATAGCCGTGTCCGCCGGCTTCGTGAGCCACGTCCTGGCCGCGCTGGGCAGCGACAGGGCGAGCACCCGGACAGAGGCCGCCATGGCGCTGGCGGAGCTGTGCAGCGTGAGCAGCAGCAGCAAGGCGAGGAATGAGGCCGGGGGCGCGATGCCGAGGCTGATCTGGATGCTGGAGGCCAAGGCCGTGGGCGAGAGGGACGCCGCGGCGAGGGCGCTGGCCACACTCGTCGTCGCGGCAAGCAGCCACCGGAAGGCGTTCAAGAAGGACGAGATGGGCATCGTGAACGCGGTCCAGCTGCTGGACCCGGCCGTCCGGGGCGCCGACAAGCGGTTCCCCGTTTCCCTTCTGCTGGCCGTGGCGCAGTCCCGGCGGTGCCGGAAGCAGATGGTGGCCGCGGGCGCGTGCGGGTTCCTGCAGGAGCTCCTGGCCGCGGAggtggacggcgccaagaagctcTCCGAGTGCCTCGGCCGGGGCAAGATGCTCGGCGTGTTCCCCCGGACATAA